The following are from one region of the Leptolyngbya iicbica LK genome:
- the mgsA gene encoding methylglyoxal synthase, with amino-acid sequence MPNCIALIAHDSKKDDMVTFVAQHRAVLAKYHLLATGTTGQRINQATELTVERMASGPLGGDTQIAAQVVAGNVVAVIFLVDPLYAQPHEPDIRALLRVCEVYNVPLATNLATADAVLATLQKSQVAHLIFNPVSGQSNPDQDLALIRSLLEPQIHLKVVFTSAEANPAEQAQQAIAAGADIVLASGGDGTVSAVASSLVNTDIPLGIIPRGTANAFAGALGIANGIRGACDTILAGTTRVVDVARCNGQPYVLLAGIGFEAEMVDRANRELKNRLGVLAYLLAGVQQFQEQTAFKAIIDLDGEKTEVQTGTITVANAAPATSVLAQGFGQVIVDDGLLDVTIATPQTRLQGLNTLTSLFASALVNTPTQREDIIRLRTERVKITTEPPQKVVIDGEIVTAEATEFECLPKALTVLAPLAN; translated from the coding sequence ATGCCAAATTGCATTGCGCTCATCGCCCACGACAGTAAAAAAGATGACATGGTGACGTTTGTCGCCCAGCATCGTGCAGTGCTCGCCAAATATCATTTGCTGGCCACTGGCACCACCGGACAGCGCATCAACCAAGCGACCGAACTGACCGTTGAACGCATGGCCTCAGGCCCCCTGGGGGGCGACACCCAAATTGCGGCCCAGGTCGTGGCCGGCAATGTTGTAGCGGTGATTTTTTTAGTCGATCCGCTCTATGCGCAACCCCATGAACCTGATATTCGGGCATTACTCCGAGTCTGCGAAGTTTACAACGTGCCCCTTGCTACCAACTTGGCAACCGCAGATGCGGTGTTAGCCACGCTGCAAAAATCACAGGTTGCTCATCTCATCTTTAACCCAGTGTCGGGACAGAGCAATCCCGATCAAGATCTGGCGCTCATTCGCAGCTTGTTAGAACCCCAAATCCACCTCAAGGTCGTGTTTACCAGCGCTGAGGCGAACCCGGCAGAGCAAGCCCAACAGGCGATCGCCGCCGGAGCCGACATCGTGCTCGCCTCGGGGGGCGACGGTACCGTTTCCGCAGTCGCCAGCAGCTTAGTCAACACCGACATTCCCCTCGGCATCATTCCCCGCGGCACCGCCAATGCGTTTGCCGGGGCACTCGGCATTGCTAACGGCATTCGGGGCGCCTGCGACACGATTTTGGCCGGCACGACCCGAGTCGTCGACGTCGCTCGCTGTAATGGTCAGCCCTATGTGCTCTTAGCGGGTATTGGCTTTGAGGCCGAAATGGTCGATCGCGCCAACCGCGAACTCAAAAATCGCCTAGGGGTCTTAGCCTACCTGTTGGCGGGAGTCCAGCAATTTCAAGAACAAACCGCCTTCAAAGCGATTATCGATCTGGATGGCGAAAAAACCGAGGTGCAAACCGGCACCATTACCGTAGCGAACGCCGCCCCAGCGACTTCAGTGCTAGCCCAAGGCTTTGGTCAAGTCATTGTGGATGACGGCTTGTTAGATGTCACGATCGCCACACCACAGACCCGCTTGCAAGGTCTCAATACCCTGACCAGTCTATTTGCGTCGGCCCTGGTAAATACGCCGACCCAGCGAGAAGACATCATTCGCCTGCGCACCGAGCGCGTCAAAATTACCACCGAGCCGCCGCAAAAAGTGGTGATTGATGGCGAAATTGTGACCGCCGAAGCAACCGAGTTTGAGTGTTTGCCCAAAGCCTTAACGGTGCTGGCTCCGCTCGCCAACTGA
- a CDS encoding YbjQ family protein, translating into MNDRPPLARSSRMLLTTLESVPGHKTVKHLGLVQGSTVRAKNVGRDIAAGLKNIVGGELKGYTELLQEARQEATQRMMQEASKMGANAVVNIRFATSSLTQGAAELFVYGTAVQID; encoded by the coding sequence ATGAACGACCGACCTCCCCTAGCTCGCTCTAGCCGCATGCTGTTGACGACCCTGGAAAGCGTGCCCGGCCATAAAACGGTCAAGCATTTGGGACTTGTGCAAGGCAGTACCGTGCGGGCCAAAAATGTCGGGCGTGATATCGCTGCTGGGCTCAAAAATATTGTCGGTGGAGAACTGAAAGGTTATACCGAGTTGCTGCAAGAAGCGCGTCAAGAAGCGACCCAGCGCATGATGCAAGAGGCCAGCAAAATGGGGGCAAATGCAGTGGTCAACATACGCTTTGCGACTTCATCGCTGACTCAGGGAGCGGCGGAATTGTTCGTCTACGGCACCGCCGTACAGATTGACTAA
- a CDS encoding YbjQ family protein, with protein sequence MDVLGVFLILLAVGFFAGSYTEKKHLQDLHDREYRTRQIKLVNIGAKTRLKEVDRSKLFVGSVVISSDYFKTFVAGWMNFFGGRISVFESLVERGRREAILRMKEDAMQWGARQVVNVRLETAELGGNNGNGVVSIEVIAYGTGVQ encoded by the coding sequence ATGGATGTTTTAGGGGTTTTTCTCATCCTGTTGGCAGTCGGGTTCTTTGCCGGGTCTTATACCGAGAAGAAACATCTGCAAGATTTGCACGATCGCGAGTATCGCACTCGGCAAATTAAATTGGTCAACATTGGCGCCAAAACGCGATTGAAAGAAGTCGATCGCTCCAAGCTCTTTGTGGGGAGCGTGGTGATTTCGTCCGATTATTTTAAAACTTTTGTAGCGGGGTGGATGAATTTTTTCGGTGGCCGCATCAGTGTCTTTGAGTCGTTAGTTGAACGGGGTCGCCGCGAAGCCATTCTCCGGATGAAGGAAGACGCGATGCAATGGGGAGCCCGTCAGGTTGTCAATGTGCGCTTGGAAACGGCGGAACTCGGCGGCAACAATGGCAACGGTGTCGTCTCGATTGAAGTGATTGCCTACGGGACTGGTGTGCAGTAG
- a CDS encoding peptidoglycan-binding domain-containing protein yields the protein MNCARLRPRLVSSGLLLGLAATTVVMMPTATIAIAPATVELAQTSSSRPTLRLGSSGNTVTELQGMLTLLGYFEAPIDGRYELTTEAAVKAFQVDAGLTDDGIVGPATWAKLLPNPSTEFTPPAVPATPPAASDPPSETEDNAPVALPILREGMVGPAVARVQENLQMRGFYEGAIDGIFGPGTEAAVMNFQSSAQLAEDGIVGPATWQALFQ from the coding sequence ATGAATTGCGCTCGTCTCCGCCCTCGTTTAGTTAGCTCTGGATTATTGCTGGGTTTGGCCGCGACGACCGTAGTCATGATGCCGACTGCGACGATCGCGATCGCCCCAGCCACCGTAGAACTGGCTCAAACCTCTAGCAGTCGCCCGACCTTACGACTGGGCAGCAGCGGCAACACCGTCACTGAACTGCAAGGCATGTTGACCCTGCTCGGCTATTTCGAAGCGCCGATTGACGGTCGTTACGAGCTCACCACCGAAGCCGCTGTCAAAGCCTTCCAAGTTGATGCGGGCTTAACCGACGACGGCATTGTCGGGCCAGCGACCTGGGCCAAGCTGTTACCCAATCCATCGACGGAGTTTACGCCGCCTGCTGTGCCTGCAACGCCCCCCGCCGCCAGCGATCCGCCCTCCGAAACAGAAGATAATGCCCCTGTCGCCTTACCCATCTTGCGAGAGGGCATGGTCGGGCCAGCGGTCGCCCGTGTGCAAGAAAACTTACAGATGCGGGGATTTTATGAAGGGGCGATCGACGGTATTTTTGGCCCCGGCACAGAAGCCGCAGTCATGAACTTTCAAAGCAGTGCGCAACTCGCGGAGGATGGCATTGTCGGCCCTGCGACATGGCAAGCCCTCTTTCAATAG
- a CDS encoding HD family phosphohydrolase → MTMNKIWRWLQQTPLGSTPKAHASGEDSVGEAADHRSPTPRSLSLRGPARRFWSRRRVEGLLIPTLPPPPSVPRSRPCDRRRTHRVRPAIALSLSVLALTAAMGQRYYRQPELQVGTLSPKTVIAPDSASVVDEETTEAQRTAARNGAVPVLVPNLEANQSIKNSLDNLLKQAEIVREQAGDFPLIDGRQLPTATQTYIREAPTAEWEPVWSVVIAVASDLQGTDNTTPPLTLLIQQPEYADLTATQQKVARDLVRYQQRSAALDLEALQLIFETSRNNFRRAKEGLTRLAEVDRAIPQMPVLLRLSDAEWRTVRQQVRRTLDLMLLQGIPEGVQSDQLAIAVNEHLQSQIPSSAQDLGQALIMTVLGPNLIQDPEKTRAQAEAAAEKVEPVTVRVQAGDIIVRQGQEIDQPTFVLLDYFALSQRRLNVTGLLGFGVLMAGGVAIFLVVERTRRPGLRGPDYVLVLCMILGVSGLSILGFAVYSLPAVGLLASSFYGTALGATLVGLTALLLPVGTRVSPVPLLASAAGGLVCSLIAPRLRSREELALLGGVVGIIQGAVYLVLTWMISPVALTTWYLPLTGAILQGIYGVVSSVVALGLSPYLEHVFDLVTPIRLAELSSPNRPMLQRLASEAPGTFQHTLFVASLAEAAARSLRCNVELVRAGTLYHDIGKMHDPEGFIENQMGGPNKHDEIDDPWVSADIIKKHVSQGLVMARRCRLPRAVRAFIPEHQGTMLISYFHHRAMELAKDDPNITVEELNFRYDGPIPQSPETGIVMLADSCEAALRSLKDATPSEALAMVNRILKARWRDGQLVDSGLTREHMSIIAQVFVQVWQQYNHKRIAYPKSVLNPVAGRS, encoded by the coding sequence ATGACCATGAACAAAATTTGGCGATGGTTGCAGCAGACACCGCTCGGGTCAACCCCTAAGGCACATGCCTCAGGAGAAGATTCGGTGGGTGAAGCTGCCGATCACCGTTCGCCCACCCCACGCTCCTTATCTCTACGGGGACCGGCACGACGCTTCTGGTCCCGACGCCGGGTCGAAGGGTTGCTGATTCCGACGCTGCCGCCCCCGCCGAGTGTGCCCCGATCGCGCCCTTGCGATCGCCGCCGCACTCATCGGGTGCGTCCGGCGATCGCGCTGAGTCTCTCGGTGCTGGCGCTCACTGCCGCCATGGGACAGCGCTACTATCGCCAACCGGAACTCCAAGTCGGCACGCTATCGCCCAAAACGGTGATTGCGCCTGATAGTGCCTCGGTCGTTGACGAAGAAACCACAGAAGCCCAAAGAACCGCCGCCCGTAATGGTGCAGTGCCGGTTTTGGTGCCTAACCTGGAAGCCAATCAAAGCATTAAAAATTCCCTTGATAATCTGCTGAAGCAGGCGGAAATCGTGCGAGAGCAGGCAGGCGACTTTCCCTTAATTGACGGACGTCAATTGCCGACAGCTACCCAAACTTACATTCGCGAAGCCCCCACGGCTGAGTGGGAGCCGGTTTGGTCTGTCGTCATCGCGGTGGCGAGTGATTTGCAAGGCACTGACAACACCACGCCGCCGCTCACGCTCCTCATCCAACAGCCAGAATATGCTGACTTAACGGCCACCCAACAAAAAGTTGCTCGCGACTTGGTCCGTTACCAACAGCGGTCTGCGGCGTTAGACCTGGAAGCCTTGCAACTGATTTTTGAAACATCCCGCAACAATTTTCGTCGGGCTAAAGAGGGGCTGACTCGCCTAGCCGAAGTTGATCGCGCGATTCCCCAGATGCCGGTGTTATTACGCCTGTCCGATGCTGAATGGCGCACCGTCCGTCAGCAGGTCCGGCGGACGCTAGATTTGATGTTGCTACAGGGGATTCCAGAAGGCGTCCAGTCAGATCAGCTGGCGATCGCCGTTAACGAACACTTGCAGAGCCAAATTCCCTCATCAGCCCAAGATTTAGGCCAAGCGTTGATCATGACGGTCTTGGGGCCAAACTTAATCCAAGATCCTGAAAAAACCCGAGCCCAAGCCGAAGCTGCTGCTGAAAAGGTTGAACCCGTGACGGTCAGAGTGCAAGCGGGTGACATTATCGTGCGTCAAGGGCAGGAGATTGATCAGCCGACGTTCGTGCTGTTGGATTATTTTGCCCTCAGTCAGCGGCGGTTGAATGTAACGGGACTGTTAGGCTTTGGCGTTTTGATGGCCGGTGGGGTCGCCATCTTTCTCGTGGTGGAACGCACCCGTCGCCCTGGCCTCCGAGGCCCCGATTATGTCTTAGTGCTGTGTATGATTTTGGGGGTTTCCGGCCTGAGTATCTTGGGCTTTGCCGTCTACAGTTTGCCGGCTGTGGGCTTATTGGCGAGCAGTTTTTATGGCACGGCCCTCGGAGCGACGTTGGTCGGGCTCACAGCGCTGTTGTTGCCAGTGGGTACCCGAGTGAGCCCGGTGCCGTTGCTGGCCAGTGCGGCTGGCGGTTTAGTCTGTAGCCTCATTGCGCCCCGTCTGCGATCGCGAGAAGAGCTGGCGCTGCTCGGTGGGGTCGTCGGCATCATTCAAGGGGCGGTCTATCTGGTGCTTACGTGGATGATTAGTCCTGTCGCGTTGACCACCTGGTATTTGCCGCTGACCGGGGCCATTCTGCAAGGGATTTACGGCGTCGTTTCGAGTGTCGTTGCCCTGGGGCTCAGCCCTTATTTAGAGCATGTGTTTGACCTGGTGACGCCGATTCGCCTGGCGGAGCTATCGAGTCCTAACCGACCGATGTTACAACGTCTGGCTTCCGAAGCGCCGGGCACCTTTCAGCACACGCTATTTGTGGCCTCGTTAGCAGAAGCCGCCGCGCGATCGCTCCGCTGCAACGTTGAACTCGTGCGGGCTGGCACCTTGTACCACGACATCGGCAAGATGCATGACCCGGAAGGGTTCATTGAAAATCAGATGGGTGGCCCTAACAAACACGACGAAATTGACGACCCCTGGGTGAGTGCCGACATTATCAAAAAGCATGTGAGTCAAGGTTTAGTGATGGCGCGTCGCTGTCGCTTGCCCCGGGCTGTGCGGGCCTTTATTCCTGAGCACCAGGGCACGATGCTGATCAGTTATTTTCACCATCGGGCGATGGAGTTGGCGAAGGACGATCCCAACATCACTGTTGAAGAATTGAATTTCCGCTATGACGGCCCGATTCCGCAATCACCCGAAACGGGCATTGTGATGCTGGCCGACTCTTGTGAAGCGGCCCTGCGATCGCTCAAAGATGCCACGCCTTCGGAAGCGTTGGCCATGGTCAACCGCATTCTCAAAGCCCGCTGGCGCGATGGGCAACTGGTTGACTCGGGCTTAACGCGAGAGCACATGAGCATCATCGCCCAAGTGTTTGTGCAGGTTTGGCAGCAATATAACCACAAGCGCATTGCCTATCCTAAGAGTGTGCTGAATCCGGTGGCGGGTCGCTCTTAG
- a CDS encoding C39 family peptidase has protein sequence MPKAKALGNTFLKAEPIPSSDLSDKEKIYVPEGHEFFIYRYAPDRNQHVFMELASPFPTLDRETKLQKVYAYDPHIEIEGEKDNVPDSKLPLDTTKLIKLQVPYFQQNDNDSRVFGAGWRQCNTTSNCMLADYLLQGALTKAAKQKGYPEPESVFMRIVSKYGDTIDHPAQTKALQEIGINSYFSRSISSKDVMLSLSYGIPMVVGFAYKSSGHICVIVGHDPVNRKFLVHDPYGIRYGASDSYDINAWAAFDPYSYDVMQRIFWDMGNEAGWGRVVTSVNGKPTGLPTGL, from the coding sequence ATGCCGAAGGCTAAAGCGCTGGGAAATACCTTTTTGAAGGCAGAGCCGATTCCCTCTAGTGACTTAAGCGATAAAGAAAAAATCTATGTTCCCGAAGGGCATGAATTTTTCATTTATCGCTATGCGCCAGACCGCAACCAGCACGTATTTATGGAGCTCGCGTCCCCGTTTCCGACCTTAGATCGCGAGACTAAGCTCCAAAAGGTTTACGCCTACGATCCTCACATTGAGATTGAGGGGGAAAAAGATAACGTCCCCGATAGTAAGCTGCCCCTAGACACGACGAAGCTAATCAAGCTCCAGGTGCCTTACTTTCAGCAAAACGACAACGACTCACGGGTCTTTGGGGCGGGTTGGCGACAGTGCAACACCACCAGTAACTGTATGTTGGCCGATTATCTCTTGCAGGGCGCGCTGACCAAAGCCGCCAAGCAGAAGGGCTATCCGGAACCAGAGTCGGTATTTATGCGGATTGTGTCGAAGTATGGGGACACGATCGATCATCCGGCCCAAACGAAGGCGCTGCAGGAAATCGGCATCAATTCCTATTTCAGTCGTTCGATTTCTTCTAAAGATGTCATGCTGTCCCTCAGCTATGGCATTCCGATGGTGGTGGGGTTTGCGTATAAAAGCAGTGGCCATATCTGCGTGATTGTGGGCCATGACCCTGTCAATCGTAAGTTTTTGGTACACGATCCCTACGGCATTCGCTACGGTGCCAGCGACTCTTACGACATCAATGCTTGGGCGGCGTTTGACCCCTACTCCTACGATGTGATGCAACGCATCTTTTGGGATATGGGTAACGAGGCGGGTTGGGGCCGCGTGGTCACTAGCGTTAATGGCAAACCCACCGGTTTACCAACTGGACTATAA
- the eno gene encoding phosphopyruvate hydratase: MEHPAMMFDELDTSIEDIRAREILDSRGRPTIEAEVYLAGGAAGLAQVPSGASTGTFEAHELRDGDSNRYGGKGVLKAVENVEEAIAPELIGVNALEQSVVDTIMMEIDGTENKSKIGANAILAVSLANAKAAAAAVGLPLYRYLGGPLANLLPVPLMNVVNGGAHADNNVDIQEFMIVPVGAPTFGEALRWGAEVFDSLSKVLKGKGLLTGVGDEGGFAPNLGSNQEALELLIQAIEQAGYTPGEQVALALDVAASEFYKDGQYTYDGATHSPATLIDYLTDLTQKFPIVSIEDGLHEEDWSNWAALTQKLGSKTQLVGDDLFVTNATRLQKGIDEGTGNSILIKLNQIGSLTETLETIDLATRNRFTSVISHRSGETEDTTIADLAVATRAGQIKTGSLSRSERIAKYNRLLRIEDELGDQAVYAGTVGMGPKVS, translated from the coding sequence ATGGAGCATCCGGCGATGATGTTTGACGAACTAGACACCTCAATTGAAGATATTCGAGCCCGCGAAATTCTGGATTCTCGCGGTCGGCCCACGATCGAAGCCGAAGTTTATCTGGCGGGGGGCGCTGCCGGGCTCGCGCAGGTGCCCAGCGGCGCGTCAACGGGCACATTTGAAGCTCATGAACTGCGGGATGGTGACTCGAACCGTTATGGCGGCAAGGGTGTGCTCAAAGCGGTCGAAAACGTTGAAGAAGCGATCGCTCCCGAACTCATTGGCGTCAATGCGCTGGAGCAATCCGTCGTCGATACCATCATGATGGAAATTGACGGCACTGAGAACAAATCAAAAATCGGTGCCAACGCCATCTTGGCCGTTTCTCTAGCCAATGCGAAAGCAGCAGCGGCGGCGGTCGGCTTGCCCCTCTATCGTTATCTGGGTGGTCCCCTCGCTAATCTTTTGCCAGTACCGCTGATGAACGTGGTCAACGGCGGGGCTCATGCTGACAATAATGTCGACATTCAAGAATTTATGATTGTGCCCGTGGGCGCGCCCACCTTTGGTGAAGCGTTGCGCTGGGGGGCAGAAGTGTTCGATAGTCTCAGCAAAGTGCTAAAGGGCAAAGGCTTGCTCACGGGCGTAGGCGATGAAGGCGGCTTTGCGCCTAACTTGGGCTCGAATCAAGAAGCGCTGGAGCTATTGATTCAAGCGATCGAGCAGGCTGGGTATACCCCTGGTGAGCAAGTGGCTCTGGCACTGGATGTGGCCGCCAGTGAATTTTATAAAGACGGGCAATACACTTACGATGGCGCGACCCACTCTCCGGCCACGCTGATCGATTATTTAACCGATCTGACGCAAAAATTTCCCATCGTCTCTATTGAGGATGGGCTGCATGAAGAAGATTGGAGTAACTGGGCGGCCCTGACCCAAAAGCTGGGCAGTAAAACGCAACTCGTTGGCGATGACTTATTTGTCACCAATGCCACCCGTTTGCAAAAGGGGATTGATGAGGGCACGGGTAATTCCATCTTGATCAAGCTGAATCAGATTGGCAGCTTGACTGAAACGCTGGAAACCATTGACCTGGCGACTCGTAACCGTTTCACCTCGGTGATTAGTCATCGTTCTGGCGAAACTGAAGACACCACGATCGCCGATCTTGCCGTCGCCACTCGGGCTGGACAAATCAAAACGGGTTCTCTCAGCCGCAGTGAGCGCATCGCCAAATACAACCGTTTGTTGCGCATTGAAGACGAACTGGGCGACCAAGCCGTCTATGCCGGGACTGTCGGCATGGGGCCAAAAGTCAGCTAA